The proteins below are encoded in one region of Desulfohalovibrio reitneri:
- a CDS encoding glycine betaine uptake BCCT transporter encodes MPTFRRNAVFVISLVIVLALSVFGVMDPVRLDSLSSWLHESIIKNFGWGYLTSAFIFLVLSLYIAFSKYGNIKLGGDHERPYYSYFGWFSMLFAAGMGIGMIFWGVAEPMSHYLNPPEHIAQSSGDAAEFAMRYSFFHWGLHPWAIYIIMSLCIAYFSFRRGMPPLISSCFYPLIGDRIYGPIGRGIDILAVFATVFGIVTSLGLGAMQITSGLGMVFDFESTYPVILTVIAVVTVLFMISSMTGLDKGIQILSKANILLALLLLLFMFVVGPSTMMLDIFTNTIADYLTSLMDMSLSTNPFQGHEWTQSWTLFYWAWWISWSPFVGMFVASISRGRTIREFILASLLVPPLLTFVWFSVFGGAAFHLELNGINGIAATVAEDISTGLFSLYANYPLGQVLSLITVVLLGVFFVTSADSATFVLAMMTSHGNATPPAHKKIIWGVTVSGTAAILLNSGGLEALQRMAIAAALPFTFIMLLLCKSLLKGLKYEFKTGEQDPCLLDK; translated from the coding sequence ATGCCTACCTTTCGCCGCAACGCGGTCTTCGTCATCTCGCTGGTTATCGTGCTGGCGCTGTCGGTCTTCGGCGTCATGGACCCGGTACGACTGGACAGCCTGTCCTCCTGGCTGCACGAGAGCATCATCAAGAACTTCGGCTGGGGCTATCTCACATCGGCCTTCATCTTCCTGGTTCTGAGTCTCTACATCGCTTTCAGCAAATACGGGAACATCAAGCTGGGCGGAGACCACGAACGGCCGTATTATTCCTACTTCGGCTGGTTCAGCATGCTCTTCGCCGCGGGGATGGGCATCGGCATGATCTTCTGGGGCGTGGCCGAACCCATGAGCCATTACCTGAACCCGCCGGAACATATAGCCCAAAGCTCGGGCGACGCCGCCGAGTTCGCCATGCGGTACAGCTTCTTCCACTGGGGGCTGCACCCATGGGCCATCTACATCATCATGAGCCTGTGCATCGCCTATTTCTCCTTTAGACGAGGCATGCCGCCGCTCATTTCCAGCTGCTTCTACCCCCTCATCGGAGACCGCATCTACGGCCCCATAGGCCGGGGCATCGACATCTTGGCCGTGTTCGCCACCGTATTCGGCATCGTCACATCTTTGGGGCTTGGGGCCATGCAGATCACCAGCGGACTGGGAATGGTATTCGACTTCGAGTCCACATACCCCGTCATCCTGACGGTCATCGCCGTGGTCACGGTGCTTTTCATGATTTCCAGCATGACCGGCCTGGACAAAGGCATCCAGATATTGAGCAAGGCCAACATCCTGCTGGCGCTTTTGCTGCTTCTGTTCATGTTCGTTGTTGGCCCTTCCACCATGATGCTGGACATCTTCACCAACACAATCGCGGACTACCTGACTTCCCTGATGGACATGAGCCTTTCCACCAACCCCTTCCAGGGGCACGAATGGACGCAGTCCTGGACCCTCTTCTACTGGGCCTGGTGGATTTCCTGGTCCCCCTTCGTGGGAATGTTCGTGGCCAGTATCTCCCGTGGCAGGACCATTCGCGAGTTCATCCTGGCCTCGCTCCTGGTGCCGCCCCTGCTGACATTCGTCTGGTTCAGCGTCTTCGGCGGAGCTGCCTTTCACTTGGAACTGAACGGCATCAACGGTATCGCCGCCACGGTGGCCGAGGATATCTCCACCGGGCTGTTTTCGCTCTACGCCAACTATCCCCTCGGCCAAGTGCTCTCGCTCATAACCGTGGTGCTGCTCGGTGTGTTCTTCGTCACCTCGGCGGACTCGGCCACCTTCGTCCTGGCCATGATGACCTCCCACGGCAACGCCACCCCCCCGGCTCACAAAAAGATCATCTGGGGCGTCACCGTTTCCGGCACCGCGGCCATCCTGCTCAACTCAGGCGGCCTGGAGGCACTGCAGCGAATGGCCATCGCCGCGGCGCTGCCCTTCACGTTCATCATGCTCCTGCTGTGCAAAAGCCTGCTCAAGGGGTTGAAGTACGAGTTCAAGACCGGCGAGCAAGACCCCTGCCTGCTGGACAAGTAG